A part of Pongo pygmaeus isolate AG05252 chromosome 14, NHGRI_mPonPyg2-v2.0_pri, whole genome shotgun sequence genomic DNA contains:
- the SLITRK1 gene encoding SLIT and NTRK-like protein 1 produces MLLWILLLETSLCFAAGNVTGDVCKEKICSCNEIEGDLHVDCEKKGFTSLQRFTAPTSQFYHLFLHGNSLTRLFPNEFANFYNAVSLHMENNGLHEIVPGAFLGLQLVKRLHINNNKIKSFRKQTFLGLDDLEYLQADFNLLRDIDPGAFQDLNKLEVLILNDNLISTLPANVFQYVPITHLDLRGNRLKTLPYEEVLEQIPGIAEILLEDNPWDCTCDLLSLKEWLENIPKNALIGRVVCEAPTRLQGKDLNETTEQDLCPLKNRVDSSLPAPPAQEETFAPGPLPTPFKTNGQEDHATPGSAPNGGTKIPGNWQIKIRPTAAIATGSARNKPLANSLPCPGGCSCDHIPGSGLKMNCNNRNVSSLADLKPKLSNVQELFLRDNKIHSIRKSHFVDYKNLILLDLGNNNIATVENNTFKNLLDLRWLYMDSNYLDTLSREKFAGLQNLEYLNVEYNAIQLILPGTFNAMPKLRILILNNNLLRSLPVDVFAGVSLSKLSLHNNYFMYLPVAGVLDQLTSIIQIDLHGNPWECSCTIVPFKQWAERLGSEVLMSDLKCETPVNFFRKDFMLLSNDEICPQLYARISPTLTSHSKNSTGLAETGTHSNSYLDTSRVSISVLVPGLLLVFVTSAFTVVGMLVFILRNRKRSKRRDANSSASEINSLQTVCDSSYWHNGPYNADGAHRVYDCGSHSLSD; encoded by the coding sequence ATGCTGCTTTGGATTCTGTTGCTGGAGACGTCTCTTTGTTTTGCCGCTGGAAACGTTACAGGGGACGTTTGCAAAGAGAAGATCTGTTCCTGCAATGAGATAGAAGGGGACCTACACGTAGACTGTGAAAAAAAGGGCTTCACAAGTCTGCAGCGTTTCACTGCCCCAACTTCCCAGTTTTACCATTTATTTCTGCATGGCAATTCCCTCACTCGACTTTTCCCTAATGAGTTCGCTAACTTTTATAATGCGGTTAGTTTGCACATGGAAAACAATGGCTTGCATGAAATCGTTCCGGGGGCTTTTCTGGGGCTGCAGCTGGTGAAAAGGCTGCACATTAACAACAACAAGATCAAGTCTTTTCGAAAGCAGACTTTTCTGGGGCTGGACGATCTGGAATATCTCCAGGCTGATTTTAATTTATTACGAGATATAGACCCAGGGGCCTTCCAGGACTTGAACAAGCTGGAGGTGCTCATTTTAAATGACAATCTCATCAGCACCCTACCTGCCAACGTGTTCCAGTATGTGCCCatcacccacctcgacctccggGGTAACAGGCTGAAAACGCTGCCCTATGAGGAGGTCTTGGAGCAAATCCCTGGTATTGCGGAGATCCTGCTAGAGGATAACCCTTGGGACTGCACCTGTGATCTGCTCTCCCTGAAAGAATGGCTGGAAAACATTCCCAAGAATGCCCTGATCGGCCGAGTGGTGTGCGAAGCCCCCACCAGACTGCAGGGTAAAGACCTCAATGAAACCACCGAACAGGACTTGTGTCCTTTGAAAAACCGAGTGGATTCTAGTCTCCCGGCGCCCCCTGCCCAAGAAGAGACCTTTGCTCCTGGCCCCCTGCCAACTCCTTTCAAGACAAATGGGCAAGAGGATCATGCCACCCCAGGGTCTGCTCCAAACGGAGGTACAAAGATCCCAGGCAACTGGCAGATCAAAATCAGACCCACAGCAGCGATAGCGACGGGTAGCGCCAGAAACAAACCCTTAGCTAACAGTTTACCCTGCCCTGGGGGCTGCAGCTGCGACCACATCCCAGGGTCGGGTTTAAAGATGAACTGCAACAACCGGAACGTGAGCAGCTTGGCTGATTTGAAGCCCAAGCTCTCTAACGTGCAGGAGCTTTTCCTACGAGATAACAAGATCCACAGCATCCGAAAATCGCACTTTGTGGATTACAAGAACCTCATTCTGTTGGATCTGGGCAACAATAACATCGCTACTGTAGAGAACAACACTTTCAAGAACCTTTTGGACCTCAGGTGGCTATACATGGATAGCAATTACCTGGACACGCTGTCCCGGGAGAAATTCGCCGGGCTGCAAAACCTAGAGTACCTGAACGTGGAGTACAACGCGATCCAGCTCATCCTCCCTGGCACTTTCAATGCCATGCCCAAACTGAGGATCCTCATTCTCAACAACAACCTGCTGAGGTCCCTGCCTGTGGACGTGTTCGCTGGGGTCTCGCTCTCTAAACTCAGCCTGCACAACAATTACTTCATGTACCTCCCGGTGGCAGGGGTGCTGGACCAGTTAACCTCCATCATCCAGATAGACCTCCACGGAAACCCCTGGGAGTGCTCCTGCACCATTGTGCCTTTCAAGCAATGGGCAGAACGCTTGGGTTCCGAAGTGCTGATGAGCGACCTCAAGTGTGAGACGCCGGTGAACTTCTTTAGAAAGGATTTCATGCTCCTCTCCAATGACGAGATCTGCCCCCAGCTGTACGCTAGGATCTCGCCCACGTTAACTTCGCACAGTAAAAACAGCACTGGGTTGGCGGAGACCGGGACACACTCCAACTCCTACCTAGACACCAGCAGGGTGTCCATCTCGGTGTTGGTCCCGGGACTGCTGCTGGTGTTTGTCACCTCCGCCTTCACCGTGGTGGGCATGCTCGTGTTTATCCTGAGGAACCGAAAGCGGTCCAAGAGACGAGATGCCAACTCCTCCGCGTCCGAGATTAATTCCCTACAGACAGTCTGTGACTCTTCCTACTGGCACAATGGGCCTTACAACGCAGATGGGGCCCACAGAGTGTATGACTGTGGCTCTCACTCGCTCTCAGACTAA